CCGAAGATCAGGCGGCCCCGGCCCCGGCGGGTCTGACACCCTGGCGCGGCGAGGAAGCCACCGCGTTTTCACGCGCCCTGAAGGTCAGCGAGTATCCGGCGGTGCTGCTGGTGCAGAGCGGGCGGGTGCTGAATGCCTGGGAAGGGACGTTCGGCGTGCAGGACGCGGGCGACCTGAAGTGACCCTGAACGCATAGGGGGCGCTGAACGCAACCTTCATTGAGGGGTGAGACAATACGAATCAGCCATGACCACCCCTGATTCCTCGCCCACGTCCCCCGTACCGTCCAAACCCGTCAAGAAGGCAGGCATCCCGCGCACCATCTGGGACCTGATCTTCACGCTGCTCATTCCCATCGCCATCCTGTCGCCCAACCTGCTGGGCAGCGGCATCAAGGTGGCCGCCCTGATGGGTGACGGCAGTACCGGCAATGTGCGGGCGTATCTGCTGGCGGCCCTGATTCCGGTGGTGTACGTCCTGTGGGATATTCTGGTCAACCGCAACCTGTCGCCTGTGGCGCTGCTGGGCGGAGTCACGGCACTGTTCAGCGGAGCGCTGGCCTTCTGGTACGTAGACGGCTTCTGGTACGCCATCAAGGACAGTGCGCGGCCCATCTTCACGGCGCTGTTTGCCTTTGTCAGCGCCGCCACCGCGTACCCGCTGTTCCGCATCTTTCTCGACGCGGCCAGCATTGCCGAGTCTCCCACGCACCGCGCCGCCACCCAGGTCGCCATGAAGTCGCCCGGTGTGGCCCGCTCGCTGGTTCAGGCCACGCTGGTCTTCGGCGTCATCGATCTGGTGGGCGCGGTGGTGAACAGCGTGGTGAACTATCACATCGTGGTCGGCAAATTCGGCAGCGACGCCTTCAATACCCAGGTCGCGCAGGCCAACGCCGTCATGCGGATTCCCGGCCTCGCCATCTCGCTGGTCGGGGCGGCCATCGCTTTCTGGCTGGTGCAGCGTGCCGTGACCGCCCGCTACGGCAAGGGCGCGAGCCTGCTGGAGCCGGAAAAGCTGACGGCGAAGCTGGTGGAAGCGGGGGAACTCTAGATAAAGTCGGCTTCATACAAGCTGAAATCTCGGCTGACTCAACTCGGGCACAGTGACATCGTGATCCGAAGACTCCTGATGCCCGCCCTGCTGACCACCCTGACAGCCGCCGCCCTCACGACAGCCCTGGCTCAGACGGCTTCCACCGTGTACATCAACGGCACACCGATCAAGGGTACGGTCGTCACGGTGGGCGGAAAGCAGTATGTCCAGCTTCCGCTGACCGATCTCCAGAAGTCGGGAGCGCTGGTGTCGGGCGGGGCTGCGCCGATCAAGGCCATTCAGGGCTGTCTGGGCCAGCCGCTCTTCAACGGCGTGACGAGGCTGACCCTGCTGTCGGCGGGCCTGAAGGACGGCAAATATGTCGTCAGCTTCAAGGTCGCCAACGGCACGCAGAAAAATCTACTGCCGCCCAGCGACGCCGACGTGAATTACGATTACGTGTTTGCCGCGAGTGCCGACGGGCAGGTCAAGCAGTTCGATGTCTGGGACGACGCCAATTCGCCCAACCGCACCATCACGCCCGGAGCCAACCTGACCGCCAACTTCGTGATGAGCACGCCGCCGAGCTTTCCGGTCACGCGCATTCTGTATCGCCCCGGCGACAACACCGTGAAAGGAGGCCGTCTGAGTGGCCTGCCCTTCGCTCCGGTCAGTGCGATGGAGTTTGCGCTGAAGTGCAAATAGAGGAGCCGACGTTCTGGCCCGCTATTCTGCCTGCATGCTAACCATCACGCGTGCCGAAGTGTTTCTCGTTCGCCTGCCCCTGAAGTTCCGCTTCGAGACGAGTTTTGGCGTGCAGACCGAGAAGATGGTGCCGATTCTGGTGCTGCACGGCAACGGGCAGACGGGGCTGAGCGAGGGCGTGATGGAGCCGCTGCCGATGTTCCGTGAGGAAACGCTGGCGGGCGCACTGCAACTGCTGCGCGAGGTGCTGCTGCCACAGGTGATGGGCCAGAGCTTTGCCAATCCGCAGGCACTGGCACAGACCCTGACGCCCTACCGGGGCAACAACATGGCGAAGGCGATGCTGGAAATGGCCGTCTGGGACCTGTGGGCCAGAACGCTGGATGTGCCGCTGTGGCAGCTGCTGGGCGGCGTGCGCGACAGAGTGGCGGTGGGCGTCAGCCTGGGCATTCAGGCCGACACCGCCGCGACGGTGGACTCGGTCACGCGGCACGTCGAGCAGGGCTATCGCCGCATCAAGCTGAAGATCAAACCCGGCTGGGACGTGCAGCCCGTGGCGGCGGTGCGCGAAGCTTTCCCCGACATCCGGCTGACGGTGGACGCCAACAGCGCGTATACCCTGGAACAGACCCGCGTGTTTCAGGCACTCGACGACTACGGCCTGGACTACATCGAGCAGCCGCTGGCCTTCGACGATCTGATCGATCACGCAGCGCTTCAGGCCCGCATCCGCACGCCGCTGTGCCTGGATGAAAGCATCACCAGCGCCCAGGACGCCCGCAAAGCCCTGGGCCTGGATGCCGGACGGGTCATCAATATCAAGGTCGGGCGCGTGGGTGGACACGCCGAGGCAAAGCGCGTCCACGACGTTTCGCAGGCGTTCGGCGTGCCGGTGTGGTGCGGCGGCATGCTGGAAAGCGGCATCGGGCGGGCGCACAACATCCACCTGTCCACGCTGCTCAACTTTTCCAAGCCCGGCGACACCGCGTCGAGCAGCCGCTACTGGACGCACGACACCGTTCAGGAGCCGCTGGAGATGGAAGACGGGTATCAGAAGGTGCCGAGCGGCGCAGGCATCGGCGTCACGCTCGACCGCGACTTCGTGACCCGCAGCGCCGAAAGCACCTGGGAAGTTCGCTGAGCATGGACCGCCCCTATGTCATCCGCGACGTGACCAGACCCGCCGATATGCACGCGCTGGAAGACGTGCAGATGGCCGCCTGGGGCTACCCCGAACGCGAGGTGGTGCCCGCCAGCCTGTTCCGCATCAGTTCGGCGGTGGGCGGCGTGGTGCTGGCGGCTTACCCCCAGGATTCAGGCGTGCCGTTCGGGCTGGCCTACGGCTTTCCGGCCATGCAGGGCGGACGGCTGTGGCACCACTCGCACCTGCTGGCGGTGGCCCCGGAGTGGCGCGGCAGCGGGGCAGCGGTGGCGCTAAAACTGGCGCAGCGTGAACGGGCGGTGCAGCAGGGTCACACCCGCATGACCTGGACGTTTGACCCGCTGATCGCCCGCAATGCCCGGCTGAACCTGGGCAAACTGGGGGCGCGGGCCGTGTCGTACCATCCGGCGTGGTACGACTTCGGCCCCGACAACCTGGTTCCGGCAGACCGCCTGATGATCGAGTGGGACCTGACGAAACCGACCCAGGAGCGCCCCGCCCCGCTGCCCGAGGGGGTCGAAGTGCTGGCGGCGGGCACTGGCGGCCCCGGTACGCCCCTGCTGGACAGCGCTGCCCCACGTCTGCTGGCCGAAGTCCCCATTGACGCCGAACGCATGCCCGACGACCTGAAATTGCAGTGGCGACTCGCGCTGCGGGCGGCGCTGGGCGAATACCTGGACCGGGGGTACGCCGTGACCGGGCTGGCACGGGAAGACGAGCGGGCGTGGTATGTGCTGGATGGCGTGTAGGAAAGGTCCAGCTCTCCTGCCGCTCTCTCGGATTCCTGCCTGTTCCTACACGCTACAAGACACGCGCCACAAGCTCCTTCATCCCTCTTCCAGCGGATAATCGCGGGTGGCCCGAATCGCCAGCCTGATCAGATAGACATAGAACACCACCACAAACGACACCACCAGCCAGCCGGGAACGCGCCCGATGACCGCCATATCGACCAGGTCGCGGGGCGTGAGCGGCTGGTCTTTGGCGCGGTCGATATCGAGTTTGGCAAACCACGCCACCAGAATCACCGCGTAGATCCACAGGTAATTGCGCCGCAGCCGCCAGCCCATCGAATCGGTGCGGCTCATGGGGCTACGCGGGCGAGCCAGTTCGGCCAGCAGCAGCAGATACCAGTTTGGATCGACCTTCTCGTTCAGCACCGACGGAAAGAAAAAGCGCTCCATGATGCGGACCCGGTGATGGCTGATCTCGAAGATGCGGAAGCGCCGCGCCTCCAGATGCAGGAAAAAGTAATTCATGAACATGGCGAACAGGAAGGTGACGTGGCTGTTGTTGTTGTCGCCCAGCGCAAAACTCGCCAGACCCGCACTCGTGACCACCGACCAGTTGGTCGTCATATCGAGGCGCTGACGATACGCTGTCATCTTGCCGACCTCGGCGCGGTACAGATGAATCAGGGCGTTCGCCGTGTTGGTGGTGTACTCCGCGCCTCCCAGCATGACAACAGCGTAGCGCGAGAACATCAGGATCAGAAGAAGCCGGGCATGAACGGAGCCGTCCACATTCTCCGGGTGGGCCACCCGCTAGACTCCCGCAGTGAACGCCCGCCCGCCCTCTGCCGTCATCCGTCACGCGTATATTCATGTACCGTTCTGCCCGAGCATCTGCCCCTACTGCGATTTTCATGTGCTGGAGCGGCGCGGCGACCAGGTGGCCCGCTACCTGACGCGGCTGGACGAAGAGGCGCGTGAGCTGGGCCAGCGCTACGACGTGCAGCTAGAGACGCTGTACCTGGGCGGCGGCACGCCCTCATTCCTGCGCGACGACGAGATGAAGGCGCTGGTGGCCTCTGTGCGGGCGCATCTGGGCTGGGGACGGCTGGAAAATACGCTGGAGATCAATCCCGGCACCGTCAGCCCGGCGCGGGCGGCGCTGTGGCGAGAGCTGGGATTCGACCGCGCCTCGGTGGGCATCCAGAGCCTCGACGACGCCACGTTGCGCTTTCTGGGGCGGCAGCACACGGCGCAGACAGCACGCGACGCCGTTACAGAGCTGCTGGCAGCGGGCTTCCGGGTCAGCGGCGACCTGATCACGGCGGTGGCCGGGCAGCCGCTGGAACGCGATATAGAGGGGCTGGTGGCGCTGGGCGTCGAGCATGTCAGCGCGTACACCCTGACCATCGAACCCGGCACCCCGTTTGCAAGGCGGGGCGTGGAAGTAGACGAAGACGACGAGCGGCGCGGCTTCGAGCAGACCGAAACGCTGCTGACCGGGGCAGGCTTCGAGCGCTACGAAATCAGCAACTATGCCCGCACGCCCGGCGCACACAGCCGCCATAACCGGGCGTACTGGACAGGCGAGTATTTCCTGGGGCTGGGGCCGGGGGGAGCGGGGTTTTATCCGCCGATTCAGAGCAGAGACGCGCCAACGTCGCAAGACAGAGGGCAACCTCTCCCCTTCCGGCGGACCAATCCTCATCTGCACGAGTGGCTGACCGGAGCACAGGGCGAGGCAGAGCTGCTGTCTCCCGGCGACGTTGCCACCGACAGCTTTTTCATGGGACTGAGGCTGCGCGAAGGCGTGCATCTGCCCACCGTGTCACGGCGCAGCGGGCTGGACGTGCTGGCCCATTACGGCGAAGTCATCGACGATCAGATCGGGCGCGGGCTGCTGGAACGCAGCGGCGAGTATCTGCGGGCCACCCCCCAGGGCTGGTGGCAACTGAACAGCGTGGTCGCGGCCCTGATGGAAAGAGACAGCGAAGCGGAAACCCTCAGCCCTTGAAGGACGGCACGGCGTCGCCGTAGATCGCGTAGGCGTCGCAGCGCTCCCGCAGCACGCACTTTCCGCACTTCGGATTGTTGAAGGTGCAGACGCGCTGACCGTGCCGCAGCAGGTTGATGTGCAGCTCGTACAGCAGCGGCGGGTCGGGCGGCAGCAGGGCCAGCAGCGCTTTATGGGCCGCCGCCTCGCCCATCTTCGGAATCGTGCCGACGCGGGTATCGATGCGGTGAACGTGGGTATCGACCGGAAAGACCGGCTTGGCGTAGTTGAACAGCAGCACCAGTGACGCCGTTTTGACGCCCACGCCCGGCAGCGCCGTCAGCCATTTCAGGCCTTCCTGCGGGTTCATCTCCGCCAGGAATTCCAGATCGTAACTGCCGCGCTCCTTGCAGATGGCGTCCAGTGTCGCCTGAATGCGCGGCGCTTTCTGCTCGGCGTAATTGCTGCGCCGGATGGCGTGAGCCACCACCTCGACGGGCGCGGCAGCAATCGCGTCCCAGTCGCCCAGCAGCCGCAGTTCACGGTACGCCTCATCCTCGTCGCGGGCATTGGTGCGCTGAGAGAGGATGGTGCTGATGAGTTCGTGCATCGCTTCCCGGCGCGGCACGAGCGGCACTTCGCCGTACTCGGCGGTGATGCGCTGATGAACCCACAGCAGCAACTCCGAGCGCTCTGCCGGGGAACGCTCGGAATTCAGCGGCGGGTCAGTCCTGGTCGTCGTCGCGCTCACCCTCGGCGGGGGCAGAGTCGTAGGCGAGGTCGGCACCCTGATCTTTTCCCTGATCCTGCGCGGGAATGTCGCGGCTCTGCCCCTCGGCGGGGGCAGTGTCTGCCGGATCGGAGCGCTCGGCGGCGAGGTCGGCGCTGCTGGATTCGTGCTGTTTATCGGTCATGCCCCAGACTTTCAGGCCGGGCGCGGCACCGGGCCAGAGCCTTGTAAAGACGGCTTGAGGTTCAGCACCCGTGCCTTCAGCTCTCCACGATCTGCTTGAGAGCCTCTCTGGAAATCCGGCTGGAGCGCGAGCGTTCAGCCCGCTGGATGGCGTGCATATCGAGCACCGCACGCTCCAGATCGTCATTCATCACCACGTAATCGAAGTTGTGCGCTTCCAGAATTTCCTCGCGGGCGCGGGTCAGGCGGCGCTCGATCTGTGCCTGATTTTCGGTGGCTCGGCCCTCCAGACGGCGGCGCAGCTCCGACAGACTGGGCGGCATGATGAAGATCAGTACCGCCTCGCTGCTCTGCTGGCGCACCTGCATGGCTCCCAGCACCTCGATTTCCAGAATGACATCCTGCCCGCTGGCAAGGGCCGCCTCGATGGGGCCTTTGGGCGTGCCGTAGCGGTTGCCCGCGAACTCGGCATGCTCCAGAAAGCCGTTCTGAGCGAGTTCGGCCACAAATTCTTCTTCAGTCACGAAATGATAATCGAGGCCGGGGCGCTCGCCGGGCCGCGCCTGCCGGGTGGTCTTGGACACCGAAAAGAACACGTTCTGGTCGCGCAACCACAGTTCTCGTAGCGTGCCCTTGCCTACGCCGCTGGCCCCGGTCATCACGATCAGGAGTCCTCGCGGACGAGGTTGGAGTGTGTCGTCATTCATCGTTTTTTCGAGCATCGCCGCCGCCATATCTGGAAAGCATACAGGGATTGAGCGGAGGGGAATAGGGACGGATGCAGCAGTGGTGGGGGGTGCCGAACAGGCAGATGTAGAATCTGGCTGTTTATAGGGTGTACACATTTTATGTCGGGGATAGATAGTAATTCCAATTGCTAGCGCACAGTGCGACCCGGCGGCTACGTTTTCTCCGCTTCTCCGCCAAAGGCAAAAATTATATGTTGACTTCTGAAGAAGCTCTACAGACTATCTTTGAATTCTATCCTGATTTTATAAAGCAATCAGATCATCACTACGATCCTCCCAGATTAGAGGTTCTGATGTGCATAGAAATGGATTTATTTGCCGAATACATCTGGAATGTTTTTGCACAAGAAGCAGAGCCAAAATTCAGCCAGCTGAAAGACCTAATCACACAACTTAATGAGTATGGCAACGAAACCGTAAGATATGCTGTACAGATGTGTTTTGCCGAAACTTTAGAAAGGTTAAACAGAAAAACAGATAGCCCTTTTCTTACTCGGCTATGGCTTTCAGAATTTGGCTCAATATTAATCGTGTATTCTTCTTATTGGGAAGAAAAAAGCAGCCTGATTAAATAAACCGCTCGCTCTAGAGCAGTTCTCGGAAGTAGGAAGTGGGGTATAGGAAGTGGGAACGGCGTCCTGAACGGCATTTCGGCCTACTTTTCCGCTGCTCTTATTGTGCAAATTGCTCTAGGAATCGTGCTGAACTTGTGGCTGTCCAGCAGGCACAGCAACTGCACAATCACACCGTCACCAATCAATAAAGCCGCCTCCAGCTTTCACCGGAGGCGGCTTTTCCTGTGATGCTCGCGCTTAGAGAATGCCCTTCACGACCTTCACCACGTTGCTGGCGGTGAAGCCGAACTTCTCGAACAGGATGGGTGCGGGAGCCGACGCGCCGAAGCGGTTCATGCCGATGACCGCGCCGTCCAGACCCACCCACTCGTACCAGGGCTGCGGGCTGGCGGCTTCGATGGCAACGCGCTTCACACCCGGCGTCAGGATGCTGTCCTGGTACGCCTTGTCCTGCTCGCGGAACACTTCCATGCTGGGCATGCTCACGACCCGCGCTCCGATGCCCTCGGCAGCCAGGGCGTCGGCGGCTTCCAGCGCCACGTGTACTTCGCTGCCCGACGCCATCAGAATCACCCGGGCACTGTCGGCGTCCCTGACGACATACGCGCCCTTCTTCACGCCGCTGTGGTTGCGCGGCAGAATCGGCAGGTCCTGACGGCTGAGGATCAGCGCACTGGGGCCGTCCTTGTGCTCCAGCGCCATGTGCCACACTGCCGCCGTCTCGTTGGCGTCGGCGGGGCGCAGCACGCGGGCACCCGGCACCGCACGCAGCATGGCGAGCTGCTCGATGGGCTGGTGGGTCGGGCCGTCTTCGCCCAGGCCGATGCTGTCGTGGGTCAGCACATAGATGACCGGCTGCATCTGAATGGCCGACAGGCGGAAGGCGGGCTTCAGGTAGTCGGCAAACACCAGGAACGTGCCGACCATCGGGCGCAGCCCTCCGAACAGGCTTATGCCGTTGGCGGCGGCAGCCATGCCGAACTCGCGCACGCCGAAGTACACGTTGCGGCCCGCCATCACTTCCGGTTGCATCGCGGGTTCGTTGTCGATGGTGGTCTTGGTGCTGCCCGACAGATCGGCGCTGCCACCCATCAGGGCGGGCACTCTGGGGGCCAGCGCATTGATGACCTTGCCCGAAGCGGCGCGGGTCGCCATCGCCTTGCTGCCGACCTCGAAGCTGGGCAGCGCGTCGGCGAGATCGGCGGGCAGCTCGCGGGCAAGCATCGCGTCGAGTTCCTGACCCAGTTCTGGGTGGCTGGTTCGGTACTTGCTCATCATGGCCTGCCACTCGGCTTCCTGGGCCGCGCCGCGCTCACGGGCGTCCATGTGGCGGGCCACTTCTTCCGGCACCGTGAAGGGCGGGTAGTCCCAGTTCAGCGCCCGCTTGGTCTCGGCCACACCTTCTGCGCCCAGCGGCTCGCCGTGCGCCTTGCTGGTGCCCGCCTTGGGCGACCCGTAGCCGATCACGGTCTTGATGCGGATCAGGCTGGGCTTGTCGGTCTCGCGCTGGGCGTCGACGATGGCCTGATGAATGGCTCCCCGGTCATTGCCGTCGTAGACCGCCAGCACCTGCCAGCCGTAGCTCTCGAAACGCATCGCGGTCTGGTCGGTGAAGGTCTTGGACGTGGCGGTGTCGAGCTGAACGTCGTTGTCGTCGTACAGCCAGATGAGCTTGCCGAGCTTCAGGTGGCCTGCCAGACTCGCCGACTCGTGGTTGATGCCTTCCTGCATGTCGCCGTCGCCCAGGATGGAATACACGAAGTTGTCAAAAATCTTGAATCCCTCGCGGTTGTAACGGGCCGCCAGATGCGCCTCGGCCATCGCCATGCCCACGCTCATGCCAATGCCCTGGCCCAGCGGCCCGGTGGTGGCGTCCAGACCGTCGGTGTGGAAGAACTCCGGGTGGCCGGGCGTCTTGCTGCCCCACTGCCGGAAGTTCTTGAGTTCGTCCAGACTCATGTCGTAACCGGTCAGGTGAAGCAGCGAATAGATCAGCATGCTGGCGTGGCCTGCCGACAGCACGAAGCGGTCACGGCCCGGCCAGTGCGGGTTCGTGGGGTTGTGTCGCAGGAAATCCTGCCACAGCGTGTAAGCCATCGGGGCCATACCCAGCGGCGCACCGGGATGCCCGCTATTGGCCTGCTGCACACCGTCGATAGACAGCGTGCGAATGGTGTTGACCGACAAGTCTTGGACGCTCATAGAGTCTCAGTGTACCGCCCAGGACTTTGGCGTTTTCACGTTTGTCTAAAGGCAGCCAACCTGTTCCCAATCCGCACAGCTCTGGCGTCGTCAGAGTTTCCCCGCCACGCCGCAGCACCCGCCCGGTACCTTCTGATTGAGCAAGAATTCAGCAGTGAATTCTGTTGTGACACATTCACTTTCAGCCTTTTACTGTGGAAATTTGCAAATACATGAATATAATTCCCGTTTTTCAATTTTAGCGTAGCGATCTTGGGGGGATCTCATGCGCGTCAGACATCACGACTGGTTTTTGCTTCATACTTCTGTCAGCCTTCAACATGGTGTAGGCTCAACACATCTTTAAAATCCCTTCAGGGCAAACAGCGACCAACGCAGCCAGTAGACACTAGATGTCGGCTGTCTTTCAGAACCGCACGTAGTGATAAATAACACATTATCCTCAGGTAGACCCAGTGATCACGGCACACAGCGGCCCCGAGCAGGCGAACGGGACCGGCACGACAATCGGGAGGGCGGACAGCTTGAAAGGTGCGGCAGACAAAGCAGGAACGAAGGCTGACAGCGAACACGTCTTGCGCTACATCATCACCCGGCCCTGTCTTTCGGAAGGGCAACTCCATCTTCTGAAATATCTGCAACCCTATTTTCCTGACGACGGCACTGTGACGTTTCAGGACAGCCGGGGAGATACGTTTACTGCGACGGTCGAGCGGGCGGGGCGTCGTCTGACCGGGCTGGGCGAGCTGTACCGTGCTCATCACCTGGGCGTTAATGACGTGCTGCTGCTGACCCCCCGTGCCAACAACGTGTACGACGTGGAATGTGTGGTCAAGCCGCATGCCCGCCCCGCCGTTACCGCCGAGCGGCCCGCACCGACGCCACCGGCCACCGAGAAACGGGTGGTCATCCATGCCACGCCACATGTGCGGGAAGTGCGAATGGAGCGCATCAACGCGCCGGAAGCCAGTGGAAGCCAGCCGGATCAGGCTGCCCCGTCCGCCGCGCCCACGCCCAAGCAGGGAGCTTCCGGTCAGACCGCTCAGCCAACTCAGGCGGCAGTGTCTACCGGTCAGGTGTCTATCAGCCAAATGTCTGCCGGTCAGGTGTCTATCAGTCAGGCGTCTCCGTCTCAGGCAGCCGTGTCTACCGCGCCGCAGCAATCGGCAGCGAACAAGGCGGGGCCGCGTTCGTCAATGACTCAGGCAACCGCCCCGGCAGCGCCGCACAGTCAGCCGCCAGCGGCTCAGCCCCTGTCACAGAGCCGCCCCAGCAACACGGTCAGCCAAAAAGCGGCTCCGGCTCCGATGCCGGTTGCTGCCCGGCTCCAGCCCGACACTTCCAGCGAAGTTCTGCGGCCTGTGGCCCAGCCCGCAAGCAGCAGGCCACCCACCGGGGCCACTGCCGCGAAAGCTTCCCCGGTCGCGCTTGCCGTCAAACCGACGACGGAAGTGAAGGCCGCAACCGTCAGCACGGCGGCCCCGCACAGCGCACCGCCAGAGCCCGTGGCCCCACAGCCGCAGACCACCGAGCAGCAACTCGTACAGCTCGCGCAGTTGACCGGATACACCTTCGATCATCTGGGCGACGGCGTGACTCGGCTGCGTGCCAACCTGGGAGAACAGAGCTACAGCGTGCTGCTGGCACTGACGCCACAGGCCATGCAGGCTCCTGCCTGGAGCGAGCGGGCCGACTACAAAGCCCTTCTGACCGCCGAAGACGAACGGCCCCAGGGCACGGCCCGCTTCACCCAGGCAGCCCTGACCTCGCTGCTGGAACATGCGCGGCTGGCCCCACTGACGCCCGTCGATCTGCGCGGCTACTGGAATACCGGCAGCTTCGATTACCGCAGCGTCGAGAGCGTTGCCGAGCTGGTCAGCGCCCATCTGGCACAGCGCGGAATCTTCTCGCACGTGCTGATGACGCTGGCACAGCAGCCCGCCCATAGTCTGGTGCAGGTCGCACGGCTGGCCGAACGCCTGGGCAGCGGCGTGAACACCGCCGAACTCCAGAGCATTCTGGAAACGCTCAGCCGCCCGCCCTTTATGGCCCTGACACCGCTGCCGGGCGAACAGTTCTATCTGCGCGGCGATGTACGCGACCTGCTGGGCGAGGTCAGCGACTACGCCGAGGGCATGCGCCGCCGCCTGAAATAACGCCCTCCCCTGCTGAACAGGCCCCCAACAGTGCAGCAACTGTTGGGGGCCTGTGGCATATCGGCGGCTGAAGGAACGGCACTACGCTCATAGGGCTGAGAAACCGCTTCAGCCCTGAGCGGTTGACCGTCCTCAGCGTCTGCGCTCGATCT
This is a stretch of genomic DNA from Deinococcus ruber. It encodes these proteins:
- a CDS encoding endonuclease III domain-containing protein, producing the protein MSATTTRTDPPLNSERSPAERSELLLWVHQRITAEYGEVPLVPRREAMHELISTILSQRTNARDEDEAYRELRLLGDWDAIAAAPVEVVAHAIRRSNYAEQKAPRIQATLDAICKERGSYDLEFLAEMNPQEGLKWLTALPGVGVKTASLVLLFNYAKPVFPVDTHVHRIDTRVGTIPKMGEAAAHKALLALLPPDPPLLYELHINLLRHGQRVCTFNNPKCGKCVLRERCDAYAIYGDAVPSFKG
- a CDS encoding DUF7674 family protein, with amino-acid sequence MLTSEEALQTIFEFYPDFIKQSDHHYDPPRLEVLMCIEMDLFAEYIWNVFAQEAEPKFSQLKDLITQLNEYGNETVRYAVQMCFAETLERLNRKTDSPFLTRLWLSEFGSILIVYSSYWEEKSSLIK
- the menC gene encoding o-succinylbenzoate synthase, with the translated sequence MLTITRAEVFLVRLPLKFRFETSFGVQTEKMVPILVLHGNGQTGLSEGVMEPLPMFREETLAGALQLLREVLLPQVMGQSFANPQALAQTLTPYRGNNMAKAMLEMAVWDLWARTLDVPLWQLLGGVRDRVAVGVSLGIQADTAATVDSVTRHVEQGYRRIKLKIKPGWDVQPVAAVREAFPDIRLTVDANSAYTLEQTRVFQALDDYGLDYIEQPLAFDDLIDHAALQARIRTPLCLDESITSAQDARKALGLDAGRVINIKVGRVGGHAEAKRVHDVSQAFGVPVWCGGMLESGIGRAHNIHLSTLLNFSKPGDTASSSRYWTHDTVQEPLEMEDGYQKVPSGAGIGVTLDRDFVTRSAESTWEVR
- a CDS encoding coproporphyrinogen-III oxidase family protein, which gives rise to MNARPPSAVIRHAYIHVPFCPSICPYCDFHVLERRGDQVARYLTRLDEEARELGQRYDVQLETLYLGGGTPSFLRDDEMKALVASVRAHLGWGRLENTLEINPGTVSPARAALWRELGFDRASVGIQSLDDATLRFLGRQHTAQTARDAVTELLAAGFRVSGDLITAVAGQPLERDIEGLVALGVEHVSAYTLTIEPGTPFARRGVEVDEDDERRGFEQTETLLTGAGFERYEISNYARTPGAHSRHNRAYWTGEYFLGLGPGGAGFYPPIQSRDAPTSQDRGQPLPFRRTNPHLHEWLTGAQGEAELLSPGDVATDSFFMGLRLREGVHLPTVSRRSGLDVLAHYGEVIDDQIGRGLLERSGEYLRATPQGWWQLNSVVAALMERDSEAETLSP
- a CDS encoding acyl-CoA acyltransferase yields the protein MDRPYVIRDVTRPADMHALEDVQMAAWGYPEREVVPASLFRISSAVGGVVLAAYPQDSGVPFGLAYGFPAMQGGRLWHHSHLLAVAPEWRGSGAAVALKLAQRERAVQQGHTRMTWTFDPLIARNARLNLGKLGARAVSYHPAWYDFGPDNLVPADRLMIEWDLTKPTQERPAPLPEGVEVLAAGTGGPGTPLLDSAAPRLLAEVPIDAERMPDDLKLQWRLALRAALGEYLDRGYAVTGLAREDERAWYVLDGV
- a CDS encoding VC0807 family protein, giving the protein MTTPDSSPTSPVPSKPVKKAGIPRTIWDLIFTLLIPIAILSPNLLGSGIKVAALMGDGSTGNVRAYLLAALIPVVYVLWDILVNRNLSPVALLGGVTALFSGALAFWYVDGFWYAIKDSARPIFTALFAFVSAATAYPLFRIFLDAASIAESPTHRAATQVAMKSPGVARSLVQATLVFGVIDLVGAVVNSVVNYHIVVGKFGSDAFNTQVAQANAVMRIPGLAISLVGAAIAFWLVQRAVTARYGKGASLLEPEKLTAKLVEAGEL
- the gmk gene encoding guanylate kinase; translation: MAAAMLEKTMNDDTLQPRPRGLLIVMTGASGVGKGTLRELWLRDQNVFFSVSKTTRQARPGERPGLDYHFVTEEEFVAELAQNGFLEHAEFAGNRYGTPKGPIEAALASGQDVILEIEVLGAMQVRQQSSEAVLIFIMPPSLSELRRRLEGRATENQAQIERRLTRAREEILEAHNFDYVVMNDDLERAVLDMHAIQRAERSRSSRISREALKQIVES
- the tkt gene encoding transketolase, whose protein sequence is MSVQDLSVNTIRTLSIDGVQQANSGHPGAPLGMAPMAYTLWQDFLRHNPTNPHWPGRDRFVLSAGHASMLIYSLLHLTGYDMSLDELKNFRQWGSKTPGHPEFFHTDGLDATTGPLGQGIGMSVGMAMAEAHLAARYNREGFKIFDNFVYSILGDGDMQEGINHESASLAGHLKLGKLIWLYDDNDVQLDTATSKTFTDQTAMRFESYGWQVLAVYDGNDRGAIHQAIVDAQRETDKPSLIRIKTVIGYGSPKAGTSKAHGEPLGAEGVAETKRALNWDYPPFTVPEEVARHMDARERGAAQEAEWQAMMSKYRTSHPELGQELDAMLARELPADLADALPSFEVGSKAMATRAASGKVINALAPRVPALMGGSADLSGSTKTTIDNEPAMQPEVMAGRNVYFGVREFGMAAAANGISLFGGLRPMVGTFLVFADYLKPAFRLSAIQMQPVIYVLTHDSIGLGEDGPTHQPIEQLAMLRAVPGARVLRPADANETAAVWHMALEHKDGPSALILSRQDLPILPRNHSGVKKGAYVVRDADSARVILMASGSEVHVALEAADALAAEGIGARVVSMPSMEVFREQDKAYQDSILTPGVKRVAIEAASPQPWYEWVGLDGAVIGMNRFGASAPAPILFEKFGFTASNVVKVVKGIL
- a CDS encoding DUF2270 domain-containing protein; translated protein: MLGGAEYTTNTANALIHLYRAEVGKMTAYRQRLDMTTNWSVVTSAGLASFALGDNNNSHVTFLFAMFMNYFFLHLEARRFRIFEISHHRVRIMERFFFPSVLNEKVDPNWYLLLLAELARPRSPMSRTDSMGWRLRRNYLWIYAVILVAWFAKLDIDRAKDQPLTPRDLVDMAVIGRVPGWLVVSFVVVFYVYLIRLAIRATRDYPLEEG